In the Leptolyngbyaceae cyanobacterium genome, one interval contains:
- a CDS encoding DUF928 domain-containing protein, giving the protein MNQLPANIWEIGEAGGYIPPDDIGSPKRKESGSTRNPTMCSVDKPLPSQPLTALVPKNTDTGVTVLDRPTFFAYIPETSATTVTFVLQDLDYQDIYRTIFPIPKTPGIVSFKLPDRAPALEIGKTYRWTLAVICPPKSEDSREEPGVYANIWRTQLRQPVANELQKLPIRDRAKLYRQSKVWHEAVSTLAELRQTNSSDSQLVAEWKELLNSAGLSELAEVPLVSD; this is encoded by the coding sequence GTGAATCAGTTACCGGCAAACATTTGGGAAATCGGTGAAGCAGGAGGCTATATTCCTCCTGACGATATAGGTTCCCCAAAAAGAAAAGAATCGGGGTCAACTCGTAACCCAACCATGTGTTCTGTCGATAAACCGCTTCCCAGCCAACCTTTAACTGCCTTAGTACCTAAAAATACGGACACCGGAGTAACAGTACTAGACCGTCCGACTTTTTTTGCTTATATTCCAGAAACCTCTGCAACAACAGTTACTTTTGTCTTACAAGATTTAGATTATCAAGACATTTACCGGACAATTTTTCCGATTCCTAAAACACCTGGTATTGTCAGTTTTAAACTACCCGATCGCGCACCAGCCTTAGAAATTGGTAAGACATATCGTTGGACATTAGCCGTGATTTGCCCGCCCAAAAGCGAGGATTCTAGAGAAGAACCGGGCGTTTATGCAAATATTTGGCGAACTCAATTGCGCCAGCCAGTTGCTAACGAATTACAAAAATTACCAATTCGCGATCGAGCCAAACTATATCGTCAGTCTAAAGTTTGGCATGAAGCAGTCAGTACCCTAGCAGAACTGCGCCAAACTAACTCTAGCGATTCGCAATTAGTTGCCGAATGGAAAGAATTATTAAATTCGGCTGGATTGAGTGAATTAGCTGAAGTTCCTTTAGTTAGCGATTGA
- a CDS encoding filamentous hemagglutinin N-terminal domain-containing protein, which yields MKIRHFKFCFNLASTLFFLLISKISVAQIVPDTTLTINSRVTPQGNISQIEGGTQVGNNLFHSFQEFSIPTDHTAFFNNALDIQNIISRVTGNSASYIDGLIRANGTANLFLLNPNGIAFGPNAQLNIGGSFLASTANSMKFADGTQFNAKAEQTAPLLTVSVPVGLQFSSNSQPIRVQQSNLQVLPGKSLALVGGELNLIGSNLTAERGRIYLASLISGEWSLVDNQIAIANQYADIRLSQQAVVDASGAGGGNIQVQGRQISLKDGSQIKANTLGGEAGGNLSVNATESVEVIGRLADGTPSALQARVESGATGTGGNVNIVTRRLRVEGGARVAASSLSETGANAGNISVQATDAVELIGVGSFLQGEQTVVQPSALSTQTYGLGNAGNLDIVTGRLIAEDGGQVSSETFGAGQAGDVRVSAESVELNGRSANGTVPSAIFARVREGGTGSAGNVFIQTGRLSVNGGAKVAASSLSETGASAGNISVQATDVVELIGVGNVSQGEQTLVQPSALSTQTYGGGNAGKLDIVTGRLIARYGGQVSSETFAGGNAGDVTVGASQVELNGRSPDGSVPSALLARVREGATGNAGNMAIDSDRVILTNGARVATASLGEGNAGNLSIQATDTVEVKGVGRNPNGDPNPTQISVLSTGSGKGGSLNIQTSRLIAENGGQISASAGGIGDGGTLDVNADEVSLIGRSPDGRFASGLLARVESGATGNAKDLRLQTRRLLLQDGARVAAASLGQGNAGNLTIQATDSVEITGVGTNPDGSPNPTQLSALSTGTGNAGTLTIETNRLTVGNAAQAIVSSSGTGNPGNLRVEAPIVQLDRGALQAESATGRGGNISLSRSRNVQLRNQSIISADSGPGGSEGDININTETIVLLEGSRIITDAEAPQGGSNIRIQAPNNSRLAVFTSSDSIIRARGEVTVEGEVEVQPPDLPQVEVIDATQLVAQACPAENQGNSFYVTGRGGLPPSPDDTFNGDLFWEDLRIGERGRSRSISNSQLPKLNSPSQIIEAQGWVIGTKGEVILTAKASEVTPYQGSLITPDCQRN from the coding sequence ATGAAAATACGTCATTTTAAATTCTGTTTTAATCTAGCATCCACTCTCTTTTTCCTACTTATTAGTAAAATTTCTGTCGCTCAAATAGTTCCGGATACTACATTAACCATCAATTCAAGGGTAACTCCCCAAGGCAACATCAGCCAGATTGAAGGAGGAACTCAAGTCGGAAACAATCTCTTTCACAGTTTTCAAGAATTTTCGATTCCTACAGACCATACTGCCTTTTTTAATAACGCTCTGGATATCCAAAATATTATTAGCCGCGTCACTGGTAATTCTGCTTCTTATATCGATGGGTTGATTCGCGCTAACGGTACGGCTAACTTATTCTTGTTGAACCCCAACGGCATAGCTTTTGGCCCTAATGCCCAATTGAATATCGGTGGTTCATTTTTAGCCAGTACTGCTAACAGTATGAAATTTGCTGATGGAACTCAATTTAATGCTAAAGCGGAACAAACCGCACCTTTATTAACCGTCAGCGTCCCAGTAGGTTTGCAATTTAGCTCTAATTCTCAACCAATTAGGGTACAACAATCTAATCTTCAAGTTTTACCGGGAAAAAGCTTGGCGTTAGTTGGTGGCGAACTCAATTTAATTGGTAGCAATTTAACCGCAGAACGAGGAAGAATCTATTTAGCATCATTAATTAGCGGTGAATGGTCGTTGGTGGATAATCAAATAGCGATCGCAAATCAGTATGCCGATATTCGATTATCCCAACAAGCTGTTGTTGATGCCAGCGGTGCAGGTGGTGGAAACATTCAGGTGCAGGGTAGGCAAATAAGTTTGAAAGATGGGTCGCAAATTAAAGCTAATACCTTGGGAGGAGAAGCGGGAGGTAACCTCAGCGTTAATGCTACAGAGTCAGTAGAGGTAATTGGTAGATTAGCGGATGGAACTCCTAGCGCTTTACAAGCAAGAGTGGAATCAGGTGCAACCGGTACTGGTGGTAATGTCAATATTGTTACTCGACGCTTGCGGGTAGAAGGGGGAGCGAGAGTGGCAGCTTCTTCCTTAAGCGAAACGGGAGCAAATGCGGGAAATATCAGCGTCCAAGCTACCGATGCAGTGGAATTAATCGGAGTGGGGAGTTTCTTGCAAGGAGAACAAACCGTAGTGCAACCGAGTGCTTTATCTACCCAGACTTACGGTTTGGGAAATGCTGGCAACTTGGATATCGTAACTGGGAGATTAATTGCTGAAGATGGGGGACAAGTATCATCGGAAACTTTCGGTGCTGGTCAGGCGGGAGATGTAAGAGTAAGCGCTGAATCTGTGGAATTGAATGGGAGGTCAGCAAATGGAACGGTTCCCAGTGCCATATTTGCGAGAGTGCGAGAAGGGGGTACTGGTAGTGCGGGTAATGTGTTTATTCAAACAGGACGCTTATCTGTGAATGGAGGCGCAAAGGTGGCAGCATCTTCCTTAAGCGAAACGGGAGCAAGTGCGGGAAATATCAGCGTACAAGCTACCGATGTAGTGGAATTAATCGGTGTAGGAAATGTCTCTCAAGGAGAACAAACTTTAGTACAACCGAGTGCTTTGTCTACTCAGACTTACGGTGGGGGAAATGCTGGCAAGTTGGATATCGTAACGGGAAGATTAATTGCTCGATATGGGGGGCAGGTATCATCGGAGACTTTTGCTGGTGGTAATGCAGGTGATGTTACCGTTGGCGCTTCTCAAGTTGAGTTAAATGGTAGGTCACCTGATGGTAGCGTTCCTAGCGCGTTATTGGCGAGGGTGCGAGAAGGGGCGACTGGAAATGCGGGAAATATGGCGATCGATAGCGATCGCGTAATTTTAACCAACGGTGCGAGAGTCGCCACCGCTTCTTTAGGAGAAGGAAATGCGGGAAACTTGAGTATTCAAGCTACCGATACGGTGGAAGTAAAAGGGGTGGGAAGAAATCCCAATGGCGATCCCAATCCTACTCAAATATCTGTTTTATCTACTGGCAGTGGCAAGGGAGGTTCTTTAAATATTCAAACTAGCAGATTAATTGCTGAAAATGGCGGTCAAATTTCTGCTTCTGCTGGTGGAATTGGGGATGGGGGAACTTTAGATGTTAATGCTGATGAAGTTAGCTTAATTGGTCGATCGCCTGATGGTAGATTTGCCAGTGGATTACTCGCGAGAGTGGAATCAGGCGCTACTGGTAATGCCAAAGATTTACGTTTGCAAACCCGACGATTGCTACTACAAGATGGTGCGAGAGTGGCAGCCGCTTCGTTAGGGCAAGGAAATGCCGGAAATTTAACTATTCAAGCTACTGATTCGGTGGAAATAACCGGAGTTGGCACTAACCCAGATGGTAGCCCCAATCCTACCCAATTGTCTGCTTTATCTACTGGAACTGGCAATGCAGGCACTTTGACAATTGAAACAAATCGATTGACAGTGGGAAATGCTGCACAAGCGATCGTCAGCAGTAGCGGTACGGGAAATCCTGGTAACCTACGAGTAGAAGCGCCGATCGTTCAACTCGATCGCGGCGCATTGCAAGCAGAGTCAGCTACGGGTAGGGGTGGCAATATTAGTTTATCGCGATCGCGCAACGTGCAACTCCGTAACCAAAGTATCATATCTGCTGACTCAGGGCCGGGTGGAAGCGAAGGGGATATCAATATTAATACGGAAACAATTGTTTTGCTGGAAGGTAGCAGAATTATCACCGATGCGGAAGCTCCCCAAGGGGGTAGTAATATTAGAATTCAAGCTCCCAATAATTCTAGATTAGCCGTTTTTACTTCTAGTGATAGTATCATTCGCGCTCGTGGAGAAGTGACGGTGGAAGGTGAAGTGGAAGTTCAACCACCGGATCTCCCCCAAGTAGAAGTGATCGATGCTACTCAATTGGTGGCGCAAGCTTGTCCTGCGGAAAATCAAGGTAATTCTTTTTACGTAACTGGTCGAGGTGGTTTACCTCCCAGTCCTGATGATACATTTAACGGTGATTTATTTTGGGAAGATTTGCGAATTGGGGAACGAGGGAGATCGCGATCGATCTCTAATTCTCAATTACCTAAACTGAATTCTCCATCTCAAATTATAGAGGCTCAAGGTTGGGTGATCGGTACTAAAGGGGAGGTGATCCTGACGGCTAAAGCGTCTGAGGTTACTCCTTATCAAGGGAGTTTAATTACTCCTGATTGTCAGAGAAATTAA